GAACAGAGGCCAGCAATCAATtagagaaaacaaaataaaaacaatataaacaaatgagGAAATTTGTCTCCTACAGTATGCAAAGTAAATGTCTGTGGGATGATGTACAATACTGGCTTTTGCCTGACACtccaaactttgattgatattgatattgttttggggatgtttgaaaagaaaacatacattaaaaatgtttaaaacccaATAATGGGAATTTCTGTTTTATCCACGAATGTaagtttgtaaaaatacaaaataaacatccttccacaaacaattcagcctttttctctcacttttatattgcataaaggtctggggacatacatataaaacaatcacaacacaatcatcatattacaaaagagagtaataaagatcattaataaaatggattatagagacccaacaaataatttcataaagtcacacattttaaaatggtaTAAAAGACAAgtgttcaaatgatgtataaagtaaataataatatgcttcctgaagtggtccagaagatgtttcacatGTGAACCAGTACATATGTACATCATATAAAGGTGATCATCTATGGGATCATTAAcaattacaaatacaaatatggaATACTTCCATATTTCAAactatctaatctataaatgtagaagcatattaaaaagatagttacacaaacaataatgtcacacatgttatatgtgctgatgttgttagaaagtcaacattaaagtcttgacagtttatttcaaatcctgcagtttcatttgctgctgctgttctcaccagcacacttgtgtttcttacactggtacttagaagacaatctttcaccacacacactgcaactcaacacttcctctcctgggtgtcttctcatgtgACTTTTCAAATTCTGActctgtgtaaaacctttaccacagattgaacaagaaaaaggtttttcaccagtgtgtgttctcatgtgcatttTCACACTCTGACTTCGTGTAAACtctttaccacaagttgaacaggaacaaggtttttcaccagtgtgttttctcatgtgcaTTTTCACACTATGACTTTGTCTAAACtctttaccacaagttgaacagataaaaggtttttcactagtgtgtgctctcatgtgtactttcaaatattgattatgtgtaaaacctttaccacaggttaaacaggaaaagggtttttcaccagtgtgtgttctcatgtgtattttcaaagatCGCCTTTgtttaaaacctttaccacagattgaacaagaaaaaggtttttcaccagtgtgtgttctcatgtgtactttcaaatattgactttgtgtaaaacctttactacagattgaacagataaaaggtttttcactagtgtgtgctctcatgtgtactttcaaatattgattatgtgtaaaacctttaccacaggttaaacaggaaaagggtttttcaccagtgtgtattctcatgtgtattttcaaagatCGCCTTTGTgtcaaacctttaccacagattgaacaagaaaaaggtttttctccagtgtgtgttctcatgtgtcttttcatatTTCTACGGTCATTAAAAGTTTTgtgacagtgagaacatgtgaagtgagtgttgtcagtgtgacatgttgcatcatctttagagtgttcatcatcagtgtcaggagagtgtgacgttgtgtcctcactatctgatggtggagctaagatcttgtctgcttgtgatcctccacagtggtctccatcagcttctgttgtcatgtgttgtgttgagctgctgcttggaggctttgcctctctcttctcctcactttcacctttgacctcatcatcttcactcttcacagggacaccagtcactgggaactcctccagtccttcaatatgatctccctcctgactaacgctgtgttcctcctcttcctctttaatgtggggggtcagtgagttttcctcttcctttttacagggcagggtctgtgtcaaagaggaaaaggagaagCCAGAGGGTCCGTGGTGCCTGGTCTTCCACTTTGGTGGATCCTCCTTCAACATCCTGGAGCTACTctcctgtttttcaggcagaagttgttcttcacagacgtctgcaggacacaaaatgacaaacatgcttgagaaatgtccagattggctcagtcacatgaggcattcagtaagtttacatgtacttaaaataacaagttaataTATGAACGGCCTGAAAACCAACACACTGCTGTTTACAACATCATTCACAGGAAGAGAAGACCACTTTTTACGAGgggtgggcaatatggcctaaaatctgtatTGCCATAAATTCCCTTCTGCCTGAGGTATGATGTATAAAGTTGGAGAAAAGATTAGGTCGTTTACATTATAAATCTGTATTCCGTATTGTTAGCTCTGCTATGGCGCTATCTTGTggtcgagtttgctcactgcgagTGCAGTGGGTTGAAAGTGCATTTCCTTTTGCTACGTGCCATAAACCCCAAGTATGGTTTCTTCTTTATCTCGccaagcaaggtttgtaagtGTAACCGGGGATTTCCACTAGATGTGGAACGGCGGCGCCACGGCGACAGACTTAACCACAATTTGTGgtttagaatgacgtctggaactcaagatagttccacatgtctgggaacgccaccgacggataatccttgatattactcaacaaatctttagggatctattccatttcataattagatttttttctcgtatctgcttttcgcaggaagatctcggccaggggtgtttaaaccaattttagatggggggccacatggagaaagatctactccaagttggccggactggtaaaattacagcaagataacgtaaaaataaagacaactgcagattgttttctttgtttaaaaatagaacaaacacattctgaaaatgtacaaatcatgttttttttttttttttacatccaatagtattctatatttagttgtccttttttacactttcagaatcaatgatgtgataatgttcatcagtcaactcattggtgttcattttcaatctatcaagataaataaatcatatcaaaatcaaattacaggatgttattgatgtagtttgctcattttccccgactggtgcactaacatcatgtgttttagttgtgttttaca
This is a stretch of genomic DNA from Nerophis lumbriciformis linkage group LG29, RoL_Nlum_v2.1, whole genome shotgun sequence. It encodes these proteins:
- the LOC133571919 gene encoding uncharacterized protein isoform X1; translation: MCERTIAEYEEELCPTKEEKERQHEKHQVVLHTTDIHQLIGHQEECLPHLQGDSFTLEDPQPSHLKEEEEGECPVGQEEDDVSKFPLTVVSVKTEEHEDKAPESSQLHHSPNVCEEQLLPEKQESSSRMLKEDPPKWKTRHHGPSGFSFSSLTQTLPCKKEEENSLTPHIKEEEEEHSVSQEGDHIEGLEEFPVTGVPVKSEDDEVKGESEEKREAKPPSSSSTQHMTTEADGDHCGGSQADKILAPPSDSEDTTSHSPDTDDEHSKDDATCHTDNTHFTCSHCHKTFNDRRNMKRHMRTHTGEKPFSCSICGKGLTQRRSLKIHMRIHTGEKPFSCLTCGKGFTHNQYLKVHMRAHTSEKPFICSICSKGFTQSQYLKVHMRTHTGEKPFSCSICGKGFKQRRSLKIHMRTHTGEKPFSCLTCGKGFTHNQYLKVHMRAHTSEKPFICSTCGKEFRQSHSVKMHMRKHTGEKPCSCSTCGKEFTRSQSVKMHMRTHTGEKPFSCSICGKGFTQSQNLKSHMRRHPGEEVLSCSVCGERLSSKYQCKKHKCAGENSSSK